From one Agathobaculum sp. NTUH-O15-33 genomic stretch:
- a CDS encoding DUF4376 domain-containing protein yields MTTIIHNENKWIQSQSHRELGENWEGDEWISVPEELAAKAFEYAPWCDLVIENGVLVDIVPVERPLDDELRADKLRELSKACNNTITAGCDVTLIDGTKGHIALTLEDQMNLSTAKSAVDGGATQYPYHIDGQLCGVFAAADIITMAQGAMAHKLYHTTYYNHLAKWVRRCETVAELNVITYGTALPDDLAEHMAGVLGSGA; encoded by the coding sequence ATGACAACCATAATTCATAATGAAAACAAATGGATACAATCACAAAGTCACCGAGAACTCGGAGAAAATTGGGAAGGTGACGAATGGATCAGCGTTCCCGAAGAATTGGCAGCCAAAGCGTTTGAATATGCGCCGTGGTGCGATCTTGTTATTGAAAACGGCGTGCTGGTAGATATTGTTCCCGTGGAGCGGCCGCTTGACGACGAACTCCGAGCGGACAAGCTCCGCGAATTGTCCAAAGCGTGCAACAATACGATAACGGCGGGCTGTGATGTCACCTTGATCGATGGCACCAAGGGGCACATCGCATTAACGTTGGAAGATCAAATGAATTTGTCCACGGCAAAAAGTGCGGTGGACGGCGGTGCAACACAGTATCCATACCACATCGATGGGCAGCTTTGCGGTGTTTTCGCGGCGGCTGATATCATTACCATGGCACAGGGCGCGATGGCGCACAAGCTGTATCATACGACGTATTACAACCATCTGGCCAAGTGGGTGCGCCGGTGCGAAACAGTGGCCGAACTGAATGTAATCACCTACGGCACAGCGTTGCCAGATGATCTCGCGGAACATATGGCGGGGGTGCTGGGCAGCGGTGCGTAA
- a CDS encoding putative ABC transporter permease, translated as MGVLGGVCFALIGLLDEWQHRPPLWVQMIAGAVIVTALELAVGLIVNVWLGWAVWDYSDMPGNLMGQVCPQFAAAWVGLSWVAIQTENVIHRIARFVKSKGV; from the coding sequence ATGGGAGTGCTTGGCGGCGTGTGCTTCGCGCTGATTGGATTGCTGGACGAATGGCAACACCGCCCGCCTTTGTGGGTGCAAATGATTGCGGGCGCGGTGATCGTCACGGCGTTAGAGTTGGCGGTTGGGCTGATCGTTAATGTGTGGTTAGGCTGGGCCGTGTGGGACTATTCGGACATGCCCGGCAACCTGATGGGGCAGGTGTGCCCGCAGTTTGCGGCGGCGTGGGTCGGGTTGTCGTGGGTTGCGATACAAACAGAAAATGTGATACACCGCATTGCGCGGTTTGTCAAAAGCAAAGGAGTGTAG
- a CDS encoding M23 family metallopeptidase, producing the protein MDALNEIGVNDPVIAAMRRNYGQGEVQQAALYSLYKKLDEADSLEDALKIREQITTLEKQLDGTADLLTHSQQKFIEGAKQPAVLDSLDLDETAPATTTKTNPTVLKKDGAADGFSTGARVWAGDRNNYGTIQQKNASGTYDVLFHDTATGRNKTVEMPGDILQAVDQNPPRAKLDELPDFASSNAASATAQTAEGDSAKWRRVWSADETPAAEAAKPPISAADEAQKAQVAARNADEADPRELETAKALVDEIDPDTATKSGLESLPEDTFWQLKNPKGAHNKDISRVLDSVAGKDTKVREVLRKYIERPIMEAKNRYAHSVQNKLDQYYEATKELGIKQGSRESAAVQWYGEGYRRIKTKGNIEEIPYTLADLQRDFPDTWQNIQQMDNINRRVYSDYLDQLNGVLGKIYPNVEENAKESLTLLQAQRDGLQNKIRTLQEGLQAAPESKQYAGELQSLMQQVQTNDKEIVKLQRAIENGEIFRNKRVFARKDYYHHWQEMDDGFSAIKNIFQTSADIDPRLVGVSDWTKPKTKWAGFMQARKGIDSAEDSVGGMVKYIQAAEYKINIDPEITRLRVTVRDLQNGTAETKNANGFIEWLTDYANDLAGKTNPLDRGVQKTVIGRATMKKLRWLNNRVKGNAVMGNLSSVVSQVYNLPNVVGYVKNPVDLATGMADTARVSLGDKKMKNLLSQSGFLTERYLDHSVRQFDEGILKTPEKLASWMMEIGDRKVAEMSWFSAYRQAERKGLQNAVEYADDLTRRAVAGRGIGEIPLNQKSEITKLIAPFQVEVNNAYQMLKEKMKQKDALSLIEVFGTTWILNELRKNVIDGRETGFDPIHAAQEVHGDIAAEEAVGKTLNIGQKATRYGGRMLGEFLSNVPAGDQLARTVLGLDETTAKNLFGEGDPTRFGTGNIGLSAITTPLANLATGKQVDYLEPLTNIALPFGGAQVNRSRKAAEDLDFIPKLRANSTEGFTAKEQPTAGAYTADNSRLKYLIDTGDPLNVAKAIGFGSTATKEGQAYLANGNKMYSEKDTQNFDALLELGHEPQSTLDTLNEIHGMQPTKDAEGKTVETAPQKSREYIMSLDIDPRQKQELDRILIAGTERTEDGTRFTKRIPDYSSESAVDAFNNLSEAAYNEATEARKQSGIEYDVYLKAYNAMKEIDRKNENGELGNRTLSDAKRGALASMDISDEDKAVLNDLLVSNRKPTSYSDFSVADLTEAAQNKWPKAKAAGFTETEFGDVWRTIGKYTKTKDRLSAVVALGFPEADAEFFVKLYTEKTAESSGDWKLPVTPGENVWISSNYGPRDAPTNGASTFHPSVDIAANAGEPVFATKSGIVTAVNKRGNGGGYGTWVQIDHGDGYVTQYNHMQEGSADGLNLGDIVKAGQEVGLVGSTGTSTGPHLDFKMLYNGQTIDPLQELYGY; encoded by the coding sequence TTGGACGCGCTGAACGAAATAGGGGTAAACGACCCTGTTATTGCAGCTATGCGCAGAAATTACGGGCAAGGCGAGGTGCAGCAAGCCGCGCTTTACAGCCTGTACAAAAAGCTGGATGAAGCGGATTCGCTCGAAGATGCGCTGAAAATCCGCGAGCAAATAACGACGCTGGAAAAACAACTTGATGGAACGGCCGATCTTCTGACACACTCCCAGCAGAAATTTATAGAAGGAGCCAAACAGCCCGCCGTGCTGGATTCGCTGGACTTGGACGAAACGGCCCCGGCGACCACCACGAAAACAAACCCTACCGTACTCAAGAAGGACGGTGCCGCCGATGGGTTCAGCACGGGCGCGCGCGTTTGGGCTGGTGATCGCAACAACTACGGGACGATTCAACAAAAGAATGCGTCCGGGACGTATGATGTTTTATTTCACGATACGGCAACGGGACGTAACAAAACGGTAGAAATGCCCGGCGACATTTTGCAGGCGGTCGATCAAAACCCGCCGCGTGCAAAGTTGGATGAATTGCCGGACTTCGCTTCCTCCAATGCGGCAAGCGCCACCGCGCAAACAGCGGAAGGCGATAGCGCAAAATGGCGGCGGGTATGGTCGGCAGATGAAACACCGGCAGCGGAAGCGGCAAAGCCGCCCATAAGCGCCGCCGATGAAGCGCAGAAAGCACAGGTAGCGGCGAGGAACGCGGATGAAGCAGACCCGCGAGAATTGGAAACGGCAAAGGCGCTTGTAGATGAAATCGACCCGGACACAGCCACGAAAAGCGGACTGGAAAGCTTGCCCGAAGATACGTTTTGGCAACTGAAAAATCCCAAAGGCGCGCACAACAAGGATATTTCGCGTGTGCTGGATTCCGTGGCGGGAAAAGATACCAAGGTGCGCGAAGTGCTGCGGAAATACATTGAGCGCCCGATCATGGAAGCGAAAAACCGGTATGCGCACAGCGTACAGAATAAGCTTGACCAGTACTATGAAGCCACGAAAGAACTTGGCATTAAGCAGGGGAGCCGCGAAAGCGCGGCGGTGCAATGGTATGGAGAGGGATACCGGCGCATCAAAACCAAGGGTAACATTGAGGAAATACCGTATACGCTGGCTGACCTGCAACGGGACTTTCCCGACACATGGCAGAACATCCAGCAGATGGACAACATTAATCGCCGGGTTTATTCGGACTACCTCGACCAGTTAAACGGCGTGCTGGGGAAAATTTATCCCAATGTCGAAGAAAACGCAAAGGAAAGTCTAACACTCTTACAAGCCCAACGCGATGGACTACAAAATAAAATCCGCACACTGCAAGAGGGGTTACAGGCGGCGCCGGAATCTAAACAATACGCGGGAGAGCTGCAAAGCTTAATGCAGCAGGTACAGACAAACGACAAAGAAATCGTTAAGCTGCAACGTGCAATAGAAAATGGCGAGATATTCCGCAACAAGCGCGTGTTTGCACGAAAGGACTATTATCACCACTGGCAAGAGATGGACGACGGGTTTTCCGCGATCAAAAACATTTTTCAGACATCGGCCGATATTGACCCGCGTCTTGTCGGCGTTTCCGACTGGACAAAGCCGAAAACCAAGTGGGCCGGATTTATGCAGGCGCGAAAAGGAATTGACAGCGCGGAGGATTCCGTGGGCGGCATGGTCAAATACATACAGGCGGCGGAATACAAGATCAATATTGACCCGGAAATTACGCGGCTGCGCGTGACGGTGCGTGACCTTCAAAACGGCACGGCGGAAACCAAGAACGCAAACGGGTTTATTGAATGGCTCACCGATTACGCGAATGACCTTGCGGGCAAGACGAACCCGTTAGATCGCGGCGTTCAAAAAACTGTGATCGGGCGCGCTACAATGAAAAAACTACGCTGGCTGAATAACCGAGTAAAAGGCAACGCGGTAATGGGTAATTTAAGCTCGGTCGTTTCACAGGTTTATAACCTGCCTAATGTAGTGGGATATGTGAAAAATCCGGTTGACCTTGCGACGGGCATGGCGGACACGGCGCGCGTGAGTTTGGGCGATAAGAAAATGAAAAATCTATTATCGCAAAGCGGTTTTCTAACCGAGCGTTATTTAGACCATTCCGTGCGACAATTCGATGAGGGGATTTTAAAAACGCCGGAAAAGCTCGCTTCGTGGATGATGGAAATTGGAGATCGCAAGGTTGCGGAAATGTCTTGGTTTTCGGCATACCGGCAAGCAGAGCGTAAGGGCCTTCAAAATGCGGTTGAGTACGCGGACGATTTGACGCGGCGCGCGGTAGCCGGGCGCGGAATCGGCGAAATACCGCTAAACCAAAAATCAGAGATCACAAAGTTAATCGCGCCTTTTCAGGTGGAAGTAAACAATGCGTATCAAATGCTAAAGGAAAAGATGAAGCAAAAGGACGCGCTTTCCCTGATTGAGGTTTTCGGCACTACTTGGATTTTAAACGAGTTGCGGAAAAATGTAATTGACGGCAGGGAAACGGGTTTTGACCCGATTCATGCAGCACAAGAGGTGCACGGAGATATTGCGGCAGAAGAGGCGGTAGGGAAAACACTGAATATAGGGCAAAAGGCCACGCGATATGGCGGCCGAATGCTTGGAGAGTTCCTTTCTAATGTGCCGGCCGGGGACCAGCTTGCAAGAACTGTATTGGGACTTGACGAAACGACCGCAAAAAACCTCTTTGGCGAGGGAGACCCGACCAGATTCGGAACGGGCAATATCGGCCTTTCGGCAATTACTACACCGCTGGCGAACCTTGCAACAGGAAAGCAAGTGGACTATCTCGAACCACTTACAAACATTGCGTTACCGTTTGGCGGTGCGCAGGTTAACAGATCACGCAAAGCAGCCGAAGACCTTGATTTCATCCCAAAGCTGCGCGCCAATAGCACAGAGGGATTTACCGCCAAGGAACAGCCGACAGCGGGCGCTTACACGGCGGATAATTCACGGCTGAAATACTTGATCGATACAGGCGACCCATTGAATGTGGCGAAAGCCATTGGATTTGGCTCGACAGCAACCAAAGAGGGACAAGCATATCTTGCAAACGGGAATAAAATGTATTCCGAAAAGGATACGCAAAACTTCGATGCGCTGCTTGAGTTAGGCCATGAACCGCAAAGCACCCTTGATACGCTGAATGAAATACACGGCATGCAGCCAACCAAGGACGCAGAAGGTAAAACCGTAGAGACCGCGCCGCAAAAGTCGCGCGAGTACATCATGTCGCTGGATATTGACCCGCGTCAAAAACAAGAGCTTGACCGCATTCTGATTGCTGGAACGGAACGGACAGAAGACGGAACCCGGTTCACAAAACGCATACCGGACTATTCATCTGAAAGCGCGGTTGATGCCTTTAACAATTTGTCGGAAGCCGCGTATAACGAAGCAACCGAAGCCCGTAAACAATCGGGAATTGAGTACGACGTTTACCTGAAAGCCTACAATGCAATGAAGGAGATCGACCGAAAGAATGAAAACGGGGAGCTTGGGAACCGCACGTTAAGTGATGCAAAGCGCGGCGCACTTGCAAGTATGGATATTTCAGATGAAGACAAGGCGGTGCTTAACGATCTTCTTGTATCGAACCGGAAACCTACGTCTTATTCTGACTTTTCCGTTGCTGATTTGACAGAAGCAGCACAAAACAAATGGCCGAAGGCAAAAGCGGCAGGATTCACAGAAACGGAATTCGGCGACGTGTGGCGCACAATCGGTAAATATACCAAAACAAAAGATCGGCTTTCCGCTGTTGTCGCTCTGGGATTCCCGGAAGCCGATGCAGAATTTTTTGTAAAGCTTTATACGGAAAAAACGGCAGAATCAAGCGGCGACTGGAAACTACCGGTTACACCGGGCGAAAACGTTTGGATATCCTCTAACTATGGGCCGCGTGATGCGCCCACGAACGGCGCGTCAACGTTCCATCCCTCGGTTGACATTGCAGCAAACGCAGGTGAACCAGTTTTTGCGACAAAGAGCGGTATTGTTACAGCAGTCAACAAGCGTGGCAATGGTGGAGGGTATGGAACTTGGGTGCAGATCGACCACGGCGACGGCTATGTAACGCAGTACAATCACATGCAGGAAGGCTCTGCCGATGGGCTGAACCTCGGCGATATAGTAAAGGCAGGGCAAGAAGTTGGTCTGGTTGGCTCTACCGGCACAAGTACCGGCCCGCACCTTGATTTCAAAATGCTGTACAACGGGCAGACAATCGACCCGTTACAGGAACTATACGGATACTAA
- a CDS encoding phage holin family protein, which produces MDKLLETKLWFTGIAGVIAVKLGAAFWPILIMIGCSIFDYATGLIAAPFRGTKIDSETGMKGIAKKVCMWMLVLVGAVLDWMLVFMGLDLPVSSPIAIIVAVWIIANELISILENLHDVGVPMPDFLVQLAEMVKTKAKIDVPDMQKKEK; this is translated from the coding sequence ATGGACAAGCTGTTAGAGACTAAACTTTGGTTTACCGGAATTGCGGGGGTAATTGCTGTCAAGTTGGGCGCGGCGTTCTGGCCTATCCTCATCATGATCGGTTGCTCCATTTTTGACTACGCAACGGGGCTAATCGCGGCCCCGTTCCGTGGAACAAAAATCGATAGTGAAACCGGCATGAAGGGCATTGCAAAGAAAGTATGCATGTGGATGCTGGTATTGGTGGGCGCGGTGCTGGATTGGATGCTGGTATTTATGGGCCTTGATTTGCCGGTATCCTCCCCAATCGCAATTATCGTAGCTGTTTGGATTATTGCAAACGAACTGATATCTATTTTGGAAAACCTGCATGATGTGGGTGTGCCTATGCCAGATTTCTTGGTACAGCTCGCAGAAATGGTCAAAACCAAGGCAAAAATAGATGTACCGGACATGCAGAAAAAGGAGAAATGA
- a CDS encoding N-acetylmuramoyl-L-alanine amidase, whose protein sequence is MKILLISGHGGTKHYDPGAEGCGYREAVLTREQARLVQSELAKYEVEIALYDQNKDAYQELKNGGKLPLSGVGYVLEFHFNACVNDERGDGRTTGTEVLVRSNEASVSVEQGIVNGIAAFGLKNRGVKRNNGLLVMNTVKRAGISHALVETCFIDDRDDMVIYSAKKKEIAATIAQAVANGFGLKIKEENDVFTYEDFKAFLSRYEKERESLPASKFANDAWAALKDAALTDGSAPRAPLTREQYAVLEQRAGRIGK, encoded by the coding sequence ATGAAAATTCTATTGATTTCGGGACACGGCGGAACCAAGCACTATGACCCCGGCGCGGAGGGATGCGGATACCGGGAAGCAGTATTGACCCGCGAGCAGGCGCGACTTGTGCAGAGCGAGCTTGCCAAGTACGAAGTAGAGATTGCGCTATACGATCAAAACAAGGATGCCTATCAAGAACTGAAAAACGGCGGCAAGTTGCCGCTTTCCGGGGTGGGGTATGTGCTGGAATTCCATTTCAATGCATGTGTCAATGATGAACGGGGCGACGGGCGAACAACAGGAACCGAAGTGCTGGTAAGATCGAATGAAGCATCTGTAAGCGTTGAACAGGGAATAGTGAACGGCATTGCGGCATTTGGTTTGAAAAATCGTGGTGTAAAGCGAAATAACGGTTTGCTTGTGATGAACACGGTTAAGCGCGCGGGCATTTCGCACGCACTGGTAGAAACGTGCTTTATTGATGATCGCGATGATATGGTTATCTATAGCGCAAAGAAAAAGGAGATCGCGGCCACAATCGCGCAGGCCGTAGCAAATGGATTTGGACTAAAAATAAAGGAGGAAAACGACGTGTTTACATATGAGGATTTTAAGGCATTCCTGAGCCGTTATGAAAAGGAGAGGGAATCACTGCCCGCAAGCAAGTTTGCGAATGACGCATGGGCGGCACTCAAAGATGCGGCCTTGACCGATGGAAGCGCACCACGCGCACCGCTTACCCGCGAACAGTATGCGGTATTGGAACAGCGCGCCGGGAGAATCGGTAAGTAA
- a CDS encoding recombinase family protein codes for MVADLRIGAAYIRVSTDDQLEYSPASQLDEIRKYAKAHDILLPNEFIFVDEGISGRTTDKRTEFNRMIGTAKTKPKPFDVILLWKFSRFARSREDSILYKSMLRRDLAIDVISISEPVGDDKMSIIIEAIIEAMDEYYSINLAEEVRRGMTQRAKQGKPNSYAPIGYRMIDGQYAIDPDTAPIVRKVYDDFIAGKGILTISHELTALGVRSRFGNPIDNRAIKYILRNPVYLGKVRWTPSGRTRRKWDNPDTLTIDSDHPPIITAEAYETAQRLLDEREIKHGRYAREDGQPFALKGLVRCSCCGATLTRQKGRATGKGGPSLQCHNYSRGSCPESHSISIAVFTAAVLQQIEDDFSRLDFGIMAADGKHLKSDNSAELIARQRAREMQKLERIREAYEAGIDTLDEYRERKAAIEARIAAIDASAPPPTESITPAGFAAAHKSDLDLLRDAEASEEQKNDSLRGFVRNIIFDRKNSTFTIQYYA; via the coding sequence ATGGTGGCAGATTTACGCATTGGCGCGGCTTATATCCGCGTATCGACCGACGACCAACTAGAATACTCGCCCGCTTCCCAGCTGGACGAGATACGAAAATACGCAAAAGCGCATGATATCCTTTTGCCTAATGAATTTATATTCGTGGACGAAGGTATCAGTGGGCGCACAACAGACAAACGCACAGAGTTTAACCGCATGATCGGAACGGCCAAGACCAAACCGAAACCTTTTGATGTGATATTACTGTGGAAGTTCAGTCGTTTCGCCCGCTCGCGCGAGGACAGCATACTGTATAAATCCATGCTCCGACGCGATCTGGCCATAGATGTAATATCGATCAGCGAGCCGGTTGGAGATGATAAAATGTCCATCATCATCGAAGCGATAATAGAAGCGATGGACGAATATTATAGCATCAATTTGGCCGAGGAAGTGCGCCGAGGTATGACCCAGCGTGCCAAGCAGGGCAAGCCCAACTCTTACGCCCCTATTGGCTATAGAATGATAGATGGACAATACGCGATTGACCCTGACACCGCCCCGATCGTCCGCAAGGTTTATGATGATTTTATCGCCGGAAAAGGGATACTTACGATTTCGCACGAATTAACAGCGCTAGGTGTCCGCTCGCGGTTCGGCAATCCAATCGACAACCGCGCAATAAAGTATATCCTGCGCAATCCGGTATATCTGGGCAAGGTGCGCTGGACGCCATCAGGACGAACACGTCGCAAATGGGACAATCCCGATACACTAACCATAGATAGCGATCATCCCCCTATCATCACAGCGGAAGCATATGAAACCGCCCAGCGATTGCTAGATGAACGCGAAATAAAACATGGCCGCTATGCCCGCGAGGACGGCCAACCATTCGCGCTGAAGGGACTAGTACGGTGTTCGTGCTGCGGCGCAACACTGACCCGCCAAAAGGGCCGCGCGACCGGCAAGGGCGGCCCATCGTTACAGTGTCACAATTATTCCCGTGGCAGCTGCCCTGAATCGCACAGCATTTCGATCGCGGTCTTTACCGCTGCCGTGTTGCAACAGATCGAAGATGATTTTTCTCGGCTGGATTTTGGCATTATGGCAGCGGACGGAAAACACCTGAAAAGTGATAACAGCGCCGAACTAATAGCCCGCCAGCGGGCGAGGGAAATGCAAAAGCTCGAACGCATCCGCGAAGCCTACGAAGCTGGAATTGATACGCTGGACGAGTACCGCGAACGCAAGGCCGCGATCGAGGCCCGCATCGCAGCCATCGACGCAAGCGCCCCTCCCCCGACTGAATCCATCACCCCTGCCGGCTTCGCAGCCGCCCATAAATCCGACCTTGACCTGCTCCGCGACGCAGAAGCAAGCGAGGAACAAAAGAACGACAGTTTACGTGGATTTGTTCGCAATATCATCTTCGACCGCAAAAATAGTACGTTTACAATCCAATATTACGCATAA
- a CDS encoding helix-turn-helix transcriptional regulator: MENQVRYYRIMRRLTQDELSARAGVSKATISQIETGKRIPGVDIALMLEAALHADVHDLFRL; this comes from the coding sequence ATGGAAAATCAGGTAAGGTATTATCGAATTATGCGTAGGTTAACACAAGACGAGCTGTCCGCGCGCGCTGGTGTGTCCAAAGCGACGATCAGCCAGATTGAGACAGGTAAACGCATCCCCGGCGTAGATATCGCATTAATGCTGGAAGCAGCACTGCATGCAGATGTGCACGACCTATTTCGACTATAG
- a CDS encoding helix-turn-helix domain-containing protein has translation MNNLRAARANDPRKPTQKEVAFFLGVDRSTYNKYETGDSEPNFDTICRLADYFGVSVEYLMGRTDKKKPPIPDGISGLSPKQIKILEMMDQMTTEQQDEMVRQAEYQLWQQQRNKDGR, from the coding sequence GTGAACAATTTAAGAGCAGCGCGGGCAAACGACCCCCGTAAACCAACACAAAAAGAAGTCGCATTTTTTCTCGGTGTCGACCGAAGCACTTATAATAAATATGAAACAGGCGACAGCGAACCCAACTTTGATACTATTTGTCGGCTCGCTGATTATTTTGGGGTATCTGTAGAGTATTTAATGGGCCGAACAGACAAAAAAAAGCCGCCTATTCCTGATGGAATAAGCGGCCTATCGCCCAAACAAATTAAAATTCTTGAAATGATGGATCAGATGACGACTGAACAGCAGGACGAAATGGTTCGTCAAGCTGAATACCAATTATGGCAGCAGCAACGCAATAAAGACGGTCGATAA
- a CDS encoding helix-turn-helix transcriptional regulator produces the protein MKSMQNRRESLGVTQQAMADKLGVDRSTVCKWEADGTYPRPKFLPAIANYLNCTIDDLYREESAKEA, from the coding sequence ATGAAATCTATGCAGAATCGTCGTGAATCCCTCGGTGTTACCCAACAAGCTATGGCTGATAAGTTGGGGGTTGATCGTAGTACCGTATGTAAATGGGAGGCCGACGGAACATATCCAAGACCTAAGTTTTTACCAGCCATTGCAAACTATCTAAACTGCACTATAGATGATCTATATCGCGAAGAATCCGCAAAGGAGGCGTGA
- a CDS encoding helix-turn-helix domain-containing protein, translating into MQDYQNIYQSAREGANLTQEAAAERLGWSVRCLQDIEQEIREPSPEKVAAMATLYRAPWLRGFYCNRCPLGHCMRRPESNVELQQLALEVELEAADYEQERRDAHDLARIALDRKIDDAEYPRYQAIEQRMLRRAYLSEMALIAGETQVER; encoded by the coding sequence ATGCAGGATTACCAGAATATTTACCAAAGTGCCCGAGAGGGCGCGAATTTAACCCAAGAAGCCGCAGCGGAGCGGTTGGGCTGGTCAGTGCGATGCTTGCAAGACATCGAGCAAGAGATCCGCGAGCCGTCGCCTGAGAAGGTTGCAGCTATGGCAACCCTATATCGCGCACCATGGTTACGGGGATTTTACTGCAATCGCTGCCCGCTGGGACACTGCATGCGGCGGCCCGAAAGCAACGTTGAACTGCAACAGCTCGCGCTGGAAGTGGAACTTGAAGCCGCGGACTATGAGCAGGAACGCCGCGACGCGCACGATCTGGCCCGTATTGCGCTTGACCGCAAGATCGATGATGCAGAGTACCCACGCTATCAGGCCATAGAGCAGCGAATGTTGCGCCGGGCGTATTTAAGCGAAATGGCCCTGATAGCTGGCGAAACACAGGTGGAAAGATAG
- a CDS encoding ArsR family transcriptional regulator: MKTCESRQCAATRQRWTPECTVRLIGLYGANYTIGEIAEILRVSSSQISRQLAKLRERGGMV, from the coding sequence GTGAAAACTTGCGAATCGCGGCAGTGTGCGGCCACACGGCAGCGCTGGACGCCCGAATGCACGGTGCGCCTGATCGGCCTGTACGGGGCGAATTATACGATCGGCGAGATCGCGGAAATCCTTCGCGTTTCGTCCAGTCAAATCTCCCGGCAGCTGGCAAAGCTGCGCGAGCGGGGCGGTATGGTATGA
- a CDS encoding replicative DNA helicase, giving the protein MAAMTEESIQLYRDAEQSVLGALIADAPLNAADVFSRVKAEDFITGDYRYIFETCRKMFVNNDTVDPITVRSACGTEYISLIKKLADMMPSPWNCKSYVRQLLDCSKRTQIDALLRETLGHVTYSSPIPEIAAKVQQMENVLARESESRGSDMSDLLFEFFNNWDEKPKFLDWGFPSVTRATQTELGQYVIIAAEPSAGKTAYALNAAQTLAAKNRVVFYTLEMSRERLMQRIMARTALVDLNKIKAHEADPDEWEAIVHAKSKLINLPFRIVEAHAMTAEEIRADAIRSHAEVIIVDYLQLIPPSNPRMSEYDTITANTKALQQLARTGICVVALSQLSNEGKLRGSRQINQDADVVLRIGIPDKDKLKTPEQLRAFADDSLRVVKIAKNRDGSRITLPFWFEGKYQRFVEEWNGFYTSKIEEMKEPQPEQVHMPGA; this is encoded by the coding sequence ATGGCTGCAATGACTGAGGAATCCATCCAGCTTTATCGGGATGCAGAACAAAGCGTACTTGGTGCACTGATCGCGGACGCGCCACTGAACGCGGCAGACGTTTTTAGCCGTGTAAAGGCCGAGGATTTTATAACCGGCGATTATCGTTATATTTTTGAGACCTGTCGCAAGATGTTCGTTAACAACGACACGGTAGACCCGATCACTGTTCGCAGCGCTTGCGGCACAGAGTATATCTCGCTGATAAAAAAATTGGCAGATATGATGCCATCGCCTTGGAATTGCAAATCGTATGTGCGCCAACTACTTGATTGCTCGAAGCGTACACAGATCGACGCCCTTCTGCGGGAAACGCTGGGTCATGTTACATATTCATCGCCAATACCTGAAATCGCTGCGAAAGTGCAGCAAATGGAAAATGTGCTGGCACGAGAAAGCGAATCGCGGGGCAGCGATATGTCTGATTTGTTATTCGAGTTTTTCAATAATTGGGACGAAAAACCTAAATTTTTGGATTGGGGCTTTCCGTCTGTAACTCGTGCAACACAAACCGAGCTTGGGCAGTACGTGATTATTGCAGCAGAACCTTCTGCGGGGAAAACTGCTTATGCGCTTAACGCCGCTCAAACCCTTGCTGCAAAAAACAGAGTGGTTTTTTACACTTTGGAGATGTCCAGAGAGCGTTTAATGCAACGCATTATGGCCCGCACCGCGCTGGTTGACCTGAACAAGATCAAGGCGCATGAAGCCGACCCTGACGAATGGGAAGCCATAGTGCATGCAAAATCCAAATTAATCAATCTGCCTTTCCGCATTGTGGAAGCGCATGCGATGACCGCCGAGGAAATCCGTGCGGATGCAATTAGGTCGCACGCAGAGGTGATTATTGTAGATTACTTGCAGCTTATACCGCCGAGTAACCCGCGCATGTCCGAGTATGATACCATTACAGCAAATACAAAGGCGCTGCAACAACTGGCGCGAACAGGCATTTGCGTAGTTGCGTTAAGCCAACTAAGCAACGAAGGTAAATTGCGCGGATCGAGACAAATTAATCAGGACGCAGATGTGGTTTTGCGTATAGGTATCCCGGACAAAGACAAGCTGAAAACGCCAGAGCAGCTGCGCGCTTTTGCTGACGATAGCCTACGAGTGGTTAAAATCGCAAAAAACCGTGATGGCAGTAGAATTACCCTACCATTTTGGTTTGAAGGGAAATACCAACGTTTCGTTGAGGAATGGAACGGATTCTACACCTCGAAAATCGAAGAAATGAAAGAGCCACAGCCAGAGCAAGTGCATATGCCGGGCGCATAG